From Magnetococcales bacterium, one genomic window encodes:
- a CDS encoding class I SAM-dependent methyltransferase has product MDFSLARENMVKSQILPNRVTEPELLEVFNSVAREDFVERKHREIAYSDFPVVMGNRRCLVPLQIARLIQSLEIAPGMKVLVVGAGTGYEALLAARLGAQVHALEVDESLATKGRNLTARTGIQWKTSPLAQGWPDAAPFDGIMVCGAIPAIPDALITQLADHGRLTAIRGRTGNVIMDMIRIDGPGGIGRPQVIFQTVANLLPGFPATEDFEL; this is encoded by the coding sequence ATGGATTTTTCCCTGGCACGCGAGAATATGGTCAAGTCGCAGATCCTGCCCAATCGGGTGACGGAACCGGAACTCCTCGAAGTGTTCAATTCCGTCGCCCGGGAAGACTTCGTGGAAAGAAAACATCGGGAAATCGCCTATTCCGATTTCCCGGTCGTCATGGGAAACCGGCGCTGCCTTGTCCCCTTGCAGATCGCCCGGCTGATCCAATCCCTGGAAATCGCCCCCGGAATGAAGGTTCTGGTCGTTGGCGCCGGCACCGGATACGAGGCCCTGCTCGCCGCCCGTCTGGGGGCCCAGGTCCATGCCCTCGAAGTGGATGAATCCCTCGCCACCAAAGGGCGGAATCTGACGGCCCGAACCGGTATCCAGTGGAAGACCAGCCCTCTGGCCCAGGGATGGCCCGATGCCGCGCCGTTCGACGGCATCATGGTCTGCGGCGCCATTCCCGCCATTCCCGATGCATTGATCACACAACTGGCGGATCATGGACGCCTGACGGCAATACGGGGCAGGACCGGCAATGTGATCATGGACATGATTCGTATCGACGGTCCCGGAGGCATCGGACGGCCCCAGGTCATTTTCCAGACCGTCGCCAATCTTCTTCCAGGATTCCCGGCGACCGAAGACTTTGAATTGTAG
- a CDS encoding nucleotidyltransferase family protein, protein MNGFILAAGRGERLRPLTDHTPKPLIEIDGHPVIDHTLERLRRLPIRRIIVNVWHLADLLADHLTRHPFWGDRIDISRETELLETGGGVCNALPLLGHEPCLAINGDILWEFDLAPLIEHFAPSRMDALLLLVANPEGKGGDFVFSSEKPEVIASPAGGPWGNIRRREGDAPGWTYSGIQVFNPRALELYPVTRFSLNRFFDDALRRERLFGIFPPGRWSDIGTPQTLARARDEWKFPLQIRAG, encoded by the coding sequence ATGAATGGGTTCATCCTTGCCGCGGGACGGGGTGAACGACTGCGACCCTTGACCGACCATACCCCCAAACCTTTGATTGAGATCGATGGCCATCCGGTCATCGATCATACCCTCGAACGTTTGCGGCGGCTTCCGATTCGAAGAATCATCGTCAATGTCTGGCACCTGGCCGACCTGCTCGCCGACCACCTGACGCGACACCCCTTCTGGGGCGATCGGATCGATATTTCCAGGGAAACGGAACTCCTGGAAACCGGCGGTGGTGTTTGCAATGCCCTGCCACTCCTGGGCCATGAACCCTGTCTGGCCATCAATGGCGATATTCTCTGGGAGTTCGATCTGGCGCCATTGATCGAACATTTCGCGCCCAGCCGCATGGACGCCCTCCTGCTTCTGGTCGCCAACCCCGAGGGGAAGGGCGGGGACTTTGTTTTTTCCAGTGAAAAACCCGAGGTCATCGCTTCGCCTGCCGGAGGTCCCTGGGGCAACATCCGCCGCCGCGAGGGAGATGCCCCGGGATGGACCTATTCCGGAATCCAGGTGTTCAATCCCAGGGCGCTGGAACTTTATCCCGTCACCAGATTTTCCCTGAACCGCTTTTTCGACGATGCCTTGCGGAGAGAACGCCTTTTCGGGATCTTCCCGCCGGGACGGTGGTCCGACATCGGGACGCCGCAAACCCTCGCCCGTGCCAGGGATGAATGGAAATTTCCATTGCAAATTCGTGCCGGTTGA